From Bacillus rossius redtenbacheri isolate Brsri chromosome 16, Brsri_v3, whole genome shotgun sequence, a single genomic window includes:
- the LOC134540056 gene encoding fumarate hydratase, mitochondrial-like isoform X2, with product MSFSIIPFARLGGRSAKLHVNWTIKELRLLSITSTNMDASDNYRIEKDTMGEVKVPADKLYGSQTVRSISNFPIGVDTERMPFPVITAMGVLKKAAATVNKQYGLDARIADAICQACDEVISGKLYQDHFPLVIWQTGSGTQTNMNTNEVVSNRAIQLLGGQLGSKDPVHPNDHVNKSQSSNDTFPTAMHIAVAVEIQRTLLPGLKMLQEALAQKSEEFESIVKIGRTHLMDAVPLTLGQEFSGYATQLQYGIERVHGTLPRLYQLALGGTAVGTGLNTRVGFAEKCAAEIARLTGLPFVTAPNKFEALAAHDALVEVSGALNVLAVSVMKIANDVRLLASGPRCGLWEISLPENEPGSSIMPGKVNPTQCEALTMVAAQVMGNHVAVTIGGSNGHFELNVFKPQMVSNVLRSIRLLGDSCRCFTTQCVRGISANEERIARLLSESLMLVTALNPHIGYDKAAQIAKTAHKEGSTLREAALKLGFLTEQQFAEWVRPQDMLGPK from the exons atgtcaTTCTCCATTATTCCTTTCGCCCGGTTGGGTGGCCGCTCAGCGAAATTGCATGTAAATTGGACGATCAAAGAACTACGGCTGCTTTCCATTACCTCGACAAATATG GATGCCAGTGACAATTACCGCATTGAGAAGGATACCATGGGGGAAGTAAAGGTTCCAGCAGACAAATTGTACGGCTCTCAGACTGTCCGCTCCATCTCCAACTTCCCAATTGGCGTTGACACGGAGCGAATGCCG TTTCCCGTGATCACGGCCATGGGCGTGCTGAAGAAGGCAGCGGCGACGGTGAACAAGCAGTACGGGCTTGACGCGCGGATAGCGGACGCCATATGCCAGGCGTGTGACGAGGTGATCAGCGGCAAGCTGTACCAGGACCACTTCCCGCTCGTCATCTGGCAGACGGGCTCCGGCACCCAGACCAACATGAACACCAACGAG GTGGTGAGCAACCGCGCCATCCAGCTGCTGGGGGGCCAGCTGGGCTCCAAGGACCCGGTGCACCCCAACGACCACGTCAACAAGAGCCAGAGCTCCAACGACACCTTCCCCACGGCCATGCACATCGCAGTGGCCGTGGAGATACAGCGCACTCTTCTGCCAG GGCTCAAGATGCTGCAGGAGGCGCTGGCGCAGAAGAGCGAGGAGTTCGAGAGCATCGTCAAGATCGGGCGCACGCACCTCATGGATGCCGTGCCGTTGACTCTGGGCCAGGAGTTCAGCGGCTACGCGACGCAGCTGCAGTACGGCATCGAGCGTGTGCACGGCACGCTGCCACGCCTCTACCAGCTGGCTCTGGGCGGCACGGCCGTGGGAACGGGCCTCAACACGCGCGTGGGGTTCGCGGAGAAGTGCGCTGCAGAGATTGCCCGTCTCACAG GCCTGCCCTTCGTGACGGCGCCCAACAAGTTCGAGGCGCTGGCGGCGCACGACGCGCTGGTGGAGGTCTCGGGCGCGCTGAACGTGCTGGCCGTCAGCGTCATGAAGATAGCCAACGATGTGCGGCTGCTGGCGTCGGGCCCACGCTGCGGCCTCTGGGAGATCAGCCTGCCGGAGAATGAGCCGGGCAGCAGCATCATGCCAG GCAAGGTGAACCCCACGCAGTGCGAGGCCCTCACCATGGTGGCCGCGCAGGTGATGGGCAACCACGTGGCCGTCACCATCGGGGGCAGCAACGGCCACTTCGAGCTGAACGTGTTCAAGCCCCAGATGGTGTCCAACGTGCTGCGCTCCATCCGCCTGCTGGGGGACAGCTGCCGCTGCTTCACCACGCAGTGCGTGCGCGGCATCTCGGCCAATGAGGAGCGCATCGCCCGGCTGCTGAGCGAGAGCCTCATGCTGGTCACCGCCCTCAACCCGCACATCGGCTACGACAAG
- the LOC134540056 gene encoding fumarate hydratase, mitochondrial-like isoform X1, with protein sequence MSFSIIPFARLGGRSAKLHVNWTIKELRLLSITSTNMDASDNYRIEKDTMGEVKVPADKLYGSQTVRSISNFPIGVDTERMPFPVITAMGVLKKAAATVNKQYGLDARIADAICQACDEVISGKLYQDHFPLVIWQTGSGTQTNMNTNEVVSNRAIQLLGGQLGSKDPVHPNDHVNKSQSSNDTFPTAMHIAVAVEIQRTLLPGLKMLQEALAQKSEEFESIVKIGRTHLMDAVPLTLGQEFSGYATQLQYGIERVHGTLPRLYQLALGGTAVGTGLNTRVGFAEKCAAEIARLTGLPFVTAPNKFEALAAHDALVEVSGALNVLAVSVMKIANDVRLLASGPRCGLWEISLPENEPGSSIMPGKVNPTQCEALTMVAAQVMGNHVAVTIGGSNGHFELNVFKPQMVSNVLRSIRLLGDSCRCFTTQCVRGISANEERIARLLSESLMLVTALNPHIGYDKAAQIAKTAHKEGSTLREAALKLGFLTEQQLAECVSGTVVTARCLQAAQIAKTAHKEGSTLREAALKLGFLTEQQLAECV encoded by the exons atgtcaTTCTCCATTATTCCTTTCGCCCGGTTGGGTGGCCGCTCAGCGAAATTGCATGTAAATTGGACGATCAAAGAACTACGGCTGCTTTCCATTACCTCGACAAATATG GATGCCAGTGACAATTACCGCATTGAGAAGGATACCATGGGGGAAGTAAAGGTTCCAGCAGACAAATTGTACGGCTCTCAGACTGTCCGCTCCATCTCCAACTTCCCAATTGGCGTTGACACGGAGCGAATGCCG TTTCCCGTGATCACGGCCATGGGCGTGCTGAAGAAGGCAGCGGCGACGGTGAACAAGCAGTACGGGCTTGACGCGCGGATAGCGGACGCCATATGCCAGGCGTGTGACGAGGTGATCAGCGGCAAGCTGTACCAGGACCACTTCCCGCTCGTCATCTGGCAGACGGGCTCCGGCACCCAGACCAACATGAACACCAACGAG GTGGTGAGCAACCGCGCCATCCAGCTGCTGGGGGGCCAGCTGGGCTCCAAGGACCCGGTGCACCCCAACGACCACGTCAACAAGAGCCAGAGCTCCAACGACACCTTCCCCACGGCCATGCACATCGCAGTGGCCGTGGAGATACAGCGCACTCTTCTGCCAG GGCTCAAGATGCTGCAGGAGGCGCTGGCGCAGAAGAGCGAGGAGTTCGAGAGCATCGTCAAGATCGGGCGCACGCACCTCATGGATGCCGTGCCGTTGACTCTGGGCCAGGAGTTCAGCGGCTACGCGACGCAGCTGCAGTACGGCATCGAGCGTGTGCACGGCACGCTGCCACGCCTCTACCAGCTGGCTCTGGGCGGCACGGCCGTGGGAACGGGCCTCAACACGCGCGTGGGGTTCGCGGAGAAGTGCGCTGCAGAGATTGCCCGTCTCACAG GCCTGCCCTTCGTGACGGCGCCCAACAAGTTCGAGGCGCTGGCGGCGCACGACGCGCTGGTGGAGGTCTCGGGCGCGCTGAACGTGCTGGCCGTCAGCGTCATGAAGATAGCCAACGATGTGCGGCTGCTGGCGTCGGGCCCACGCTGCGGCCTCTGGGAGATCAGCCTGCCGGAGAATGAGCCGGGCAGCAGCATCATGCCAG GCAAGGTGAACCCCACGCAGTGCGAGGCCCTCACCATGGTGGCCGCGCAGGTGATGGGCAACCACGTGGCCGTCACCATCGGGGGCAGCAACGGCCACTTCGAGCTGAACGTGTTCAAGCCCCAGATGGTGTCCAACGTGCTGCGCTCCATCCGCCTGCTGGGGGACAGCTGCCGCTGCTTCACCACGCAGTGCGTGCGCGGCATCTCGGCCAATGAGGAGCGCATCGCCCGGCTGCTGAGCGAGAGCCTCATGCTGGTCACCGCCCTCAACCCGCACATCGGCTACGACAAG GCCGCACAGATCGCCAAGACGGCCCACAAGGAGGGCTCCACGCTCCGGGAGGCAGCCCTCAAGCTGGGGTTCCTGACGGAGCAGCAGTTGGCAGAGTGTGTGTCAGGCACGGTGGTGACGGCACGGTGCTTGCAGGCCGCACAGATCGCCAAGACGGCCCACAAGGAGGGCTCCACGCTCCGGGAGGCAGCCCTCAAGCTGGGGTTCCTGACGGAGCAGCAGTTGGCAGAGTGTGTGTGA